From a region of the Acidicapsa acidisoli genome:
- the mraY gene encoding phospho-N-acetylmuramoyl-pentapeptide-transferase, translating to MLYWLLYQKLFPYFHPFRIFRYVTFRTAFASLTALLIALLIGPFVIEKLRQFQISQYIREDGPESHQKKSGTPTMGGVLIVIAILLPTILWSDPANPFVWLVVFSTMAFGAIGFADDYIKVVKRRNLGLTARAKLAWQGIVAALVAIALVVLQQFRMFSTQLTVPFFKSFRPDLLWHLWPAMLPHMSLFAFVPFVAFVIFVLVGSSNAVNLTDGLDGLAIGCTIIAAGALTVLTYVSGHIIFSNYLELQRMPMVEELTVFCGAIVGASIGFLWYNAHPAEVFMGDVGSLALGGAIATVAVIIRQELLLPFFGGIFLLEAVSVLLQVGSYKLRKKRIFKMAPLHHHFELLGWKESKVIARFWIAALVFALFALTTLKLR from the coding sequence TTGCTTTATTGGCTGCTGTATCAAAAGCTCTTTCCGTACTTCCATCCCTTCCGCATCTTCCGGTACGTGACCTTTCGCACGGCATTCGCTTCGCTGACGGCCCTGCTGATTGCTCTGCTGATCGGGCCATTTGTGATTGAAAAGCTGCGCCAGTTCCAGATCAGCCAATACATCCGCGAAGATGGTCCGGAGTCGCACCAGAAAAAGTCGGGGACGCCAACCATGGGCGGCGTGCTGATCGTGATCGCAATCCTGCTGCCCACCATCCTGTGGTCCGATCCGGCGAATCCGTTTGTCTGGCTGGTGGTCTTTTCGACGATGGCCTTCGGCGCCATAGGCTTTGCGGACGACTACATCAAGGTCGTCAAGCGGCGCAATCTGGGCCTTACCGCGCGGGCCAAATTGGCCTGGCAGGGGATCGTCGCGGCGCTCGTGGCCATTGCGCTCGTGGTGCTGCAACAGTTCCGCATGTTTTCGACGCAGCTTACCGTGCCGTTCTTCAAGTCGTTCCGGCCTGATCTTCTCTGGCACCTGTGGCCGGCGATGCTGCCTCACATGTCGCTCTTCGCCTTCGTGCCCTTCGTCGCATTCGTGATCTTTGTCCTCGTGGGTTCGTCCAACGCAGTGAATCTGACCGATGGCCTGGATGGCCTCGCGATCGGCTGCACCATCATCGCCGCCGGCGCTTTGACCGTGCTCACCTATGTCAGCGGCCACATCATCTTTTCCAACTACCTGGAACTCCAGCGCATGCCGATGGTGGAGGAGTTGACTGTCTTCTGCGGGGCCATCGTAGGCGCGTCCATCGGCTTCCTCTGGTACAACGCCCATCCGGCCGAGGTGTTCATGGGCGACGTGGGCTCGCTGGCTCTCGGCGGAGCGATTGCGACGGTCGCGGTCATAATTCGCCAGGAGTTGCTGCTTCCGTTCTTCGGCGGAATCTTCCTCCTGGAAGCAGTCTCAGTCCTGCTGCAGGTGGGCAGTTATAAGCTACGCAAGAAGCGCATTTTCAAGATGGCTCCATTGCATCATCACTTTGAATTGTTGGGTTGGAAGGAATCGAAGGTTATTGCGCGTTTCTGGATCGCCGCGCTGGTGTTTGCACTATTTGCACTCACCACGCTCAAACTCCGCTGA
- the ftsW gene encoding putative lipid II flippase FtsW yields the protein MAKRVGVDKWLFFTTLSLVVVGLAMVFSASAVMAQARFGSPYTFLGRQALWALLGVIAMVVLMRVDYRHYNSKFFIYTALGVTLLLLLAVFVVPGSHATHRWIRFGPFFTFQPSEIAKPMLAMYLAWFLHTRLNAMRDWKHTLLPAVLPALIFLALIVKEPDLGTSLVLLGMTVLTLVLAGMEWRYLLGIVAAVSPIVAALLIFVPWRLARMKVFLHPEADPQGAGFHINQSLIAVGTGGWTGRGYMEGVQKLFYLPEPHTDFIYANIAEELGFLGAIFILLLFAVLGIRGLRTVFLLRDPFARLLAFGITMTILIQAFFNMSVVVALLPTKGIPLPFISSGGTSLCIMLASIGILLNLTREID from the coding sequence ATGGCAAAGCGCGTGGGAGTCGACAAATGGCTGTTCTTCACCACGCTTTCGCTGGTGGTGGTGGGACTCGCAATGGTCTTTTCCGCCTCCGCCGTGATGGCCCAGGCTCGATTCGGCTCGCCCTACACATTTCTGGGCCGTCAGGCTCTGTGGGCGCTGCTCGGTGTCATCGCCATGGTCGTGCTGATGCGCGTCGATTACCGCCATTACAACTCGAAGTTCTTCATCTACACCGCGCTGGGCGTTACACTGCTGCTCCTACTGGCGGTTTTTGTCGTGCCCGGCTCGCACGCCACGCATCGCTGGATTCGCTTCGGGCCGTTCTTCACCTTCCAGCCATCGGAGATCGCCAAGCCGATGCTTGCAATGTATCTGGCGTGGTTCCTGCACACCCGTCTCAACGCCATGCGGGATTGGAAACACACACTGCTTCCAGCCGTGCTCCCCGCGCTCATCTTCCTTGCGCTGATCGTCAAAGAGCCCGATCTCGGCACCTCGCTTGTCCTGCTCGGCATGACCGTTCTCACCCTTGTGCTCGCAGGCATGGAATGGCGCTATCTGCTCGGCATCGTTGCAGCGGTCAGTCCCATCGTCGCTGCTCTGCTGATCTTCGTTCCCTGGCGTTTGGCCCGCATGAAGGTCTTTCTACATCCCGAGGCCGATCCGCAGGGCGCGGGCTTTCACATCAATCAGTCACTGATCGCCGTCGGCACCGGCGGCTGGACCGGTCGCGGATACATGGAGGGCGTACAAAAGCTCTTTTATCTGCCCGAGCCGCACACTGACTTCATCTACGCCAACATCGCCGAAGAACTCGGCTTCCTTGGCGCGATCTTCATCCTGTTGCTCTTCGCCGTGCTCGGCATTCGCGGACTGCGCACCGTCTTCCTCCTGCGCGACCCCTTTGCGCGCCTGCTCGCCTTCGGCATCACCATGACGATCCTCATCCAGGCCTTCTTCAACATGAGCGTGGTAGTTGCGCTTCTGCCCACCAAGGGCATTCCGCTTCCGTTCATCTCTTCGGGAGGAACCTCGCTGTGCATTATGCTGGCCAGCATCGGAATCCTGCTCAATCTGACCCGCGAGATCGACTGA
- a CDS encoding UDP-N-acetylmuramoyl-tripeptide--D-alanyl-D-alanine ligase, whose translation MKLTLAEAALGCGAKLEAPASAVGVGALLAVGYSIDSRTVGAGELFFAVRGERLDGHDFIAGALERGAIGAVVSLARVAALPDAVLAAPLLIVEDPLQALQALAAHVRRHWGGRVVAVTGSAGKTSTKDAIATALSARFRVLKSLGNLNNGFGLPLQLLRLEPEHQFAVLEMGMNHAGEIAQLARIAAPDWGVITNVGVAHIENFPDGQGGIARAKYELVEALPASGVAFLNCSDPYVGQFGRDFAGKVVYFGAGPCADPQIAAIREEDRLQIDVLSEGANATLNLPMLGRHNASNAVAALAVAREAGVPLAAAIKALETLTAGDKRGEVFTHAGATIINDSYNSNPEALQSMIHALAARPAQRRILIAGEMLELGSHAQALHESCGKAAAEAGIDIVVGVRGNAQHLVMAATDAGVTGVAAIFLPDADSAGLWLRENLKPGDVVLVKGSRGVRLERAIEAVRRPDTASGSK comes from the coding sequence ATGAAGTTAACGTTAGCCGAAGCCGCTCTGGGTTGTGGCGCCAAGCTGGAAGCTCCAGCGAGCGCTGTGGGAGTCGGTGCGCTCCTGGCCGTGGGCTATTCCATCGACTCGCGCACCGTCGGCGCGGGCGAGCTGTTTTTTGCCGTACGCGGCGAACGCCTTGATGGCCACGACTTCATTGCCGGAGCACTGGAACGGGGCGCAATCGGCGCAGTCGTTTCGCTGGCCCGCGTTGCAGCATTGCCTGATGCCGTGCTGGCCGCGCCTCTGCTGATCGTCGAAGACCCGTTGCAGGCGTTGCAGGCATTGGCCGCGCATGTCCGCCGTCATTGGGGCGGCCGGGTGGTCGCAGTCACCGGCAGCGCCGGAAAGACATCCACCAAAGACGCGATTGCCACGGCGTTGAGCGCTCGCTTCCGCGTGCTGAAGTCCCTGGGAAATCTGAACAACGGCTTCGGCCTCCCGCTGCAACTACTCCGTCTTGAGCCGGAACATCAGTTTGCCGTCCTCGAAATGGGCATGAACCACGCCGGTGAGATCGCGCAACTGGCGCGCATCGCCGCTCCCGATTGGGGCGTGATCACCAACGTCGGCGTTGCCCACATCGAGAACTTCCCCGACGGACAGGGCGGCATCGCCCGAGCCAAATATGAACTCGTCGAAGCTCTGCCTGCCTCCGGCGTGGCATTTCTGAACTGCAGCGATCCGTATGTGGGCCAGTTCGGCCGGGATTTCGCCGGAAAAGTCGTCTACTTTGGCGCCGGCCCGTGCGCCGATCCGCAGATTGCAGCCATCCGCGAAGAGGATCGTCTTCAAATAGATGTACTTTCCGAAGGCGCAAACGCGACCCTCAATCTGCCAATGCTCGGACGGCACAACGCCAGCAACGCCGTCGCTGCGCTGGCCGTAGCGCGCGAAGCAGGCGTGCCGCTCGCCGCCGCGATCAAAGCGCTGGAGACTTTGACCGCCGGAGACAAGCGCGGCGAAGTCTTCACACACGCCGGAGCCACGATCATCAACGATTCCTACAACTCCAACCCCGAGGCGCTGCAATCGATGATCCATGCGCTGGCCGCGCGACCGGCGCAGCGCAGGATTCTCATTGCCGGAGAGATGCTGGAACTCGGCAGCCACGCACAGGCACTCCACGAATCTTGCGGGAAAGCCGCTGCCGAAGCCGGCATCGATATCGTCGTAGGCGTTCGCGGCAACGCGCAGCATCTGGTAATGGCTGCGACAGATGCCGGAGTCACCGGAGTAGCAGCGATTTTCCTTCCCGACGCCGACTCCGCCGGTCTCTGGCTCCGGGAGAATCTGAAGCCCGGCGACGTAGTCCTCGTCAAAGGCTCGCGCGGCGTGCGCCTGGAGCGTGCAATTGAAGCCGTGCGCCGGCCAGATACCGCGTCGGGTTCCAAGTGA
- a CDS encoding UDP-N-acetylmuramoyl-L-alanyl-D-glutamate--2,6-diaminopimelate ligase — MQWNELIRDVTAISRGPISAENAISEITITGIEYDSRRVGARSVFVAMRGGTTDGNLYIDTAIRQGAAGIVTDSPEAFAQLAADDPKTPRLLVEHGRPALAQLASAFFEHPERKLRATGVTGTNGKTTTAFLIESLLNAAARSSILVGTIEYHVAGEVRPSAHTTPESRDLFELMADGANRGATELVMEVSSHALDQGRVTGIGFDVAVFTNLTRDHLDYHGTMEQYFAAKRLLFDGTKYPFPRVAVLNAGDPYFPALAQAAAKASSQVVTYGVGIHADWRADDVRLTPAGAEFSLASPFGSTRIKSGLAGEVNVLNLLAALAAANARDVPFDQLANAIPTLKPVPGRFQPVDAGQPFTAIVDYAHTDDALRNLTALAHQLIAGTQGRVITLFGCGGDRDRTKRPKMGQAAGEGSDFVVVTSDNPRSEDPEAIIAEILPGLAATGTRYIVEADRTRAIALALTEATPGDVVLLAGKGHEKEQILRRGTIFFDDAEVALSALRALGYGGGR; from the coding sequence ATGCAATGGAATGAACTGATTCGCGACGTAACTGCTATTTCACGCGGTCCAATCTCCGCTGAAAACGCAATTTCTGAGATCACAATCACTGGTATCGAATACGACTCACGTCGCGTGGGAGCCAGATCAGTCTTCGTCGCCATGCGCGGCGGCACGACCGACGGTAATCTCTACATCGACACAGCAATTCGGCAAGGCGCAGCAGGAATCGTTACCGATTCGCCGGAAGCCTTTGCGCAGCTTGCCGCCGATGATCCTAAAACGCCGCGCCTGCTGGTCGAGCATGGCCGCCCAGCGCTGGCGCAGCTTGCATCGGCCTTCTTTGAACATCCCGAACGCAAGCTTCGCGCAACCGGCGTAACCGGAACCAACGGCAAGACGACGACAGCATTTCTGATCGAATCCCTGCTGAACGCGGCAGCTCGTTCCTCCATTCTTGTCGGCACCATCGAGTACCACGTCGCCGGGGAAGTGCGGCCTTCGGCACATACCACGCCTGAATCGCGGGATCTCTTTGAATTGATGGCCGATGGAGCGAATCGCGGGGCAACGGAGTTGGTCATGGAGGTCTCAAGCCATGCACTGGATCAGGGGCGCGTCACTGGCATCGGTTTCGATGTGGCAGTCTTCACCAATCTCACCCGCGACCACCTCGACTATCACGGCACAATGGAGCAGTATTTCGCCGCCAAACGTCTTTTATTTGATGGAACCAAGTATCCGTTTCCTCGCGTGGCAGTCCTGAACGCAGGCGATCCGTATTTCCCGGCATTGGCGCAAGCGGCAGCGAAGGCCAGCTCTCAGGTGGTGACATACGGCGTGGGCATCCATGCAGATTGGCGAGCAGACGACGTGCGGCTTACTCCCGCAGGCGCTGAATTCTCGCTCGCGTCACCATTTGGCTCAACCAGAATCAAATCCGGCCTGGCAGGAGAAGTGAACGTGCTGAATCTGCTTGCGGCTCTGGCAGCGGCAAACGCGCGCGACGTCCCATTCGATCAGTTAGCAAACGCCATTCCGACGCTAAAGCCAGTGCCGGGGCGATTTCAGCCAGTCGATGCCGGCCAGCCATTTACGGCGATCGTCGATTACGCACATACCGACGATGCGCTCAGGAACCTCACGGCACTCGCCCACCAACTCATTGCGGGAACTCAGGGCCGCGTCATCACCCTCTTCGGCTGCGGCGGCGACCGCGACCGCACCAAGCGTCCGAAGATGGGACAGGCAGCCGGAGAAGGCAGCGACTTTGTCGTCGTGACAAGCGATAACCCCCGTTCCGAAGATCCCGAGGCCATCATCGCGGAGATTCTGCCGGGCCTCGCAGCAACCGGAACTCGCTACATTGTTGAAGCCGATCGCACAAGGGCGATTGCACTTGCATTGACAGAGGCCACGCCGGGAGACGTTGTCCTCCTCGCCGGAAAAGGCCACGAGAAGGAGCAAATCCTGCGCCGCGGTACAATTTTTTTCGATGACGCCGAGGTTGCTCTTTCCGCTTTGCGCGCGCTCGGATATGGTGGAGGGCGATGA
- the murD gene encoding UDP-N-acetylmuramoyl-L-alanine--D-glutamate ligase produces the protein MELKGKKVLVVGLGKSGLAAALFLRQRGAQVTVSDMRSAAALAKEIPALLEHGIMVETGGHGLLTFRRQDLIVVSPGVPMDTPELVQVKAFGLPVIGELELAAQHLKGKILAITGSNGKTTTTALTGEILAHAGIQTQVGGNIGVPVIDLISKSTETGWSVLEVSSFQLESTELFHPSIAVILNITPDHLDRHGTFENYALTKERIFVSQTSDDALVLNADNPRTAAAAARANSRVYWFSLQGPVAQGTWVQDEQVVFRAASDAPIEPIMSLDEIPLKGSHNIENVLAAVCAARLAGASAQGIASAVEGFHAVEHRLEYVATDNGVEYYNDSKATNVDAAAKAIAAFMGCIHLILGGKDKNSNYADLSDLLRKRVKAVYTIGSAAAKIESQIRGVVPIVPCETLDKAVAAARKAAHPGDIVLLSPACSSFDQFENYEHRGQVFKELVLDYVGAKGVR, from the coding sequence ATGGAATTGAAGGGCAAGAAAGTTCTGGTCGTGGGGTTAGGCAAGTCCGGCCTGGCCGCCGCGCTGTTTCTCCGCCAGCGCGGTGCGCAGGTGACTGTCTCCGATATGCGCTCTGCCGCAGCCCTGGCCAAAGAGATTCCGGCCCTACTTGAGCACGGCATCATGGTCGAAACTGGCGGACACGGTCTGCTCACCTTTCGCCGCCAGGATCTGATTGTCGTCAGCCCCGGCGTTCCCATGGACACCCCGGAACTGGTGCAGGTAAAGGCCTTCGGTCTTCCCGTCATCGGCGAACTGGAGCTTGCTGCGCAGCATCTAAAGGGCAAGATCCTCGCCATCACCGGCTCGAATGGCAAGACCACAACGACCGCGCTCACCGGCGAAATCCTCGCCCACGCGGGAATCCAGACGCAGGTCGGCGGAAACATCGGCGTTCCCGTGATCGATCTGATCTCAAAAAGCACAGAAACCGGCTGGTCGGTCCTCGAAGTTTCGAGCTTTCAACTGGAAAGCACCGAACTTTTCCATCCCAGCATCGCCGTCATCCTGAACATTACTCCCGACCATCTCGATCGCCATGGGACATTCGAGAACTACGCCCTGACCAAGGAGCGCATCTTCGTCTCCCAAACCTCCGACGATGCACTGGTGCTCAACGCGGACAATCCCCGTACCGCCGCCGCAGCAGCCCGCGCCAACTCCAGGGTCTACTGGTTTTCGCTGCAAGGCCCGGTCGCGCAGGGAACCTGGGTGCAGGACGAACAGGTTGTTTTTCGAGCCGCAAGCGACGCTCCCATCGAACCGATCATGTCTCTCGATGAGATCCCGCTCAAAGGCTCGCACAACATCGAAAATGTCCTCGCCGCCGTCTGCGCCGCGCGTCTCGCGGGCGCGTCGGCTCAAGGGATCGCCTCGGCCGTCGAAGGCTTCCACGCAGTGGAGCATCGTCTGGAATACGTGGCCACCGACAACGGCGTCGAGTACTACAACGACTCCAAGGCCACCAACGTCGATGCTGCGGCCAAGGCCATCGCGGCCTTCATGGGCTGCATCCATCTGATTCTCGGCGGCAAGGACAAGAACTCCAACTACGCCGATCTCTCCGACCTGCTGCGCAAGCGCGTGAAAGCGGTCTACACAATCGGCTCGGCGGCAGCCAAGATCGAGTCTCAGATTCGCGGAGTGGTGCCGATCGTCCCCTGCGAAACCCTCGATAAAGCCGTAGCGGCAGCCAGAAAGGCAGCCCATCCCGGCGACATCGTGCTGCTCTCTCCGGCTTGCTCCAGCTTCGACCAGTTTGAGAACTACGAGCATCGCGGGCAGGTCTTCAAGGAACTAGTTCTGGACTACGTCGGCGCGAAAGGCGTGAGGTAG
- the murG gene encoding undecaprenyldiphospho-muramoylpentapeptide beta-N-acetylglucosaminyltransferase, protein MTGSNLKAPRIIIAGGGTGGHIIPALAVARELVASHNAEILFIGTARGMESRMVPAAGFELELIEVGPLNQVSLATRIRTLAQLPLSLLTCSRIIRDFRADAVFGVGGYASGPAMGAAILRRVPAMAFEPNAVPGMANRLVGRWVQAAAVNFPPAAKWFRNAEVTGIPVRQEFFALISPPADAAPHLLIFGGSQGARIFNTLMPPLAPALLEAIPGLTILHQAGARHAESTHAAYKASGADPTRWRVEAFLENMAERFQAAQLVMARSGASTVAELAAAGKPSLLIPFAAAADDHQRSNAEVMVRAGAAAMIEERQLIQPELLSETLRTLLSDPARLHSMAAQARTQAHLGAAERIADRLVQIVRAKP, encoded by the coding sequence TTGACCGGCTCGAACTTAAAAGCACCAAGGATCATCATCGCTGGCGGCGGCACAGGCGGACACATCATTCCCGCGCTTGCTGTCGCCCGGGAACTTGTCGCCAGCCACAACGCAGAGATCCTTTTTATCGGAACAGCCCGCGGCATGGAGTCGCGGATGGTCCCCGCCGCTGGATTCGAGCTTGAACTGATCGAAGTCGGTCCGCTCAACCAGGTTTCGCTAGCCACACGAATCCGCACGCTTGCGCAGCTGCCGCTGAGTCTGCTCACCTGCTCCCGCATCATCCGCGATTTCCGGGCCGATGCCGTCTTCGGTGTAGGCGGCTACGCATCCGGTCCGGCCATGGGAGCCGCAATTCTGCGTCGCGTTCCGGCGATGGCCTTCGAGCCCAACGCTGTTCCCGGAATGGCCAATCGGCTGGTGGGCAGATGGGTCCAGGCCGCCGCAGTCAATTTCCCTCCTGCGGCCAAATGGTTTCGCAATGCCGAAGTTACAGGCATTCCGGTACGCCAGGAATTCTTCGCCCTGATTTCGCCGCCAGCCGACGCCGCGCCACACCTGCTCATCTTTGGCGGCTCGCAGGGAGCGCGCATCTTCAATACCCTGATGCCGCCACTGGCTCCGGCTCTGCTCGAAGCCATTCCGGGGCTGACGATTCTGCATCAGGCCGGTGCGCGCCACGCGGAATCGACCCATGCAGCCTACAAGGCATCCGGCGCAGACCCCACGCGATGGCGGGTCGAGGCGTTTCTGGAAAACATGGCAGAGCGATTTCAGGCCGCGCAACTCGTAATGGCCCGCAGCGGCGCCTCCACCGTAGCCGAACTCGCCGCCGCCGGAAAACCCTCTCTGCTGATCCCGTTTGCCGCAGCCGCTGACGACCACCAGCGCAGCAACGCAGAAGTGATGGTGCGGGCAGGCGCAGCCGCCATGATCGAAGAGCGTCAGCTCATTCAGCCTGAGTTGTTATCGGAGACCCTTCGAACCCTGCTAAGCGACCCGGCAAGACTGCACTCGATGGCCGCGCAAGCCCGCACACAGGCACATCTTGGAGCAGCAGAGCGCATTGCAGATCGTCTTGTGCAGATTGTCCGCGCAAAACCATAG
- the murC gene encoding UDP-N-acetylmuramate--L-alanine ligase codes for MFIQKQHAHFIGIGGIGMSGIAEILLTLGMRVSGSDLRRSPITDRLAQMGATIHEGHAQGNLGDATVVVTSSAVNSANPEVLEARTRKIPVIQRAEMLAELMRLKYGIAIAGMHGKTTTTSMVASVLAAGGLDPTVVVGGRVDALGSNARLGSSQYLVAEADESDRSFLKLSPILAIVTNLDREHMDCYRDMSDVETAFLSFMDKVPFYGAITACIDNPLLAKILSRTQRRVFTYGVAAAADYRLQIIDEPAESSSLGDRPNCAISGFRRFTVVTAKGVLGPFELRVPGRHNILNATAAVAIACQLDVPEDRIAEGLASFNGVDRRFQLRGRANGIAVVDDYGHHPTEIAATLAAARECGYGQIHVIFQPHRYTRTRDLLAEFSTAFTLADTVTVLPIYAASEEPIAGVTAELLAGRMESAHAHFEPDFAGAIARVAKLAHPGDLVLTLGAGNVSQLAPQVLAALETA; via the coding sequence ATGTTCATTCAGAAGCAGCACGCACACTTCATTGGTATCGGCGGCATCGGCATGAGCGGCATCGCCGAGATTCTCCTGACGCTCGGCATGCGCGTCTCCGGCTCCGACCTTCGCCGTAGTCCCATCACCGACCGGCTGGCGCAGATGGGAGCCACAATCCACGAAGGCCACGCGCAGGGCAACCTCGGCGACGCAACCGTCGTCGTGACCAGCTCCGCCGTGAACTCCGCCAATCCAGAGGTGCTAGAAGCGCGGACGCGCAAAATCCCCGTCATTCAGCGCGCCGAGATGCTGGCCGAGCTGATGCGCCTCAAGTACGGCATCGCCATTGCAGGAATGCACGGCAAGACGACCACCACCTCGATGGTCGCCTCCGTCCTCGCCGCAGGCGGCCTCGATCCGACCGTTGTCGTCGGTGGCCGCGTCGATGCGCTCGGCTCCAATGCCCGCCTCGGCAGCTCGCAATATCTCGTTGCAGAAGCCGACGAGAGCGACCGTTCGTTTCTGAAGCTCTCTCCAATCCTCGCCATCGTGACCAATCTCGACCGCGAGCACATGGACTGCTATCGCGACATGTCCGATGTTGAAACAGCCTTTCTCTCCTTCATGGACAAGGTTCCGTTTTATGGCGCAATCACGGCCTGCATCGACAATCCACTGCTCGCAAAGATTCTGTCGCGAACGCAGCGCCGTGTATTCACCTACGGCGTGGCCGCAGCCGCCGACTATCGCTTGCAGATCATCGATGAACCGGCAGAAAGCAGTTCTCTCGGAGACCGTCCCAACTGCGCCATCAGCGGATTCCGCCGTTTCACCGTAGTAACGGCAAAAGGCGTCCTCGGGCCATTCGAACTGCGCGTCCCCGGCCGTCACAACATCCTCAACGCAACAGCCGCAGTCGCAATCGCCTGCCAATTGGATGTGCCGGAGGATCGGATCGCCGAAGGACTGGCCAGTTTCAACGGCGTCGACCGCCGATTCCAGTTGCGTGGCCGGGCCAATGGCATCGCCGTCGTCGACGACTACGGCCACCACCCAACAGAGATTGCCGCCACCCTCGCCGCAGCCCGCGAATGCGGCTATGGACAAATTCACGTCATCTTCCAGCCCCACCGGTACACACGCACCCGCGACCTTCTTGCCGAATTCAGCACAGCATTCACGCTGGCGGATACTGTCACCGTCCTGCCCATCTACGCAGCCAGCGAAGAGCCGATCGCGGGAGTCACCGCCGAGCTGCTGGCTGGGCGCATGGAGAGCGCACACGCACACTTTGAGCCGGATTTCGCCGGTGCGATAGCCCGAGTCGCGAAACTGGCCCATCCCGGCGATCTGGTTCTCACATTGGGAGCGGGCAACGTAAGCCAACTGGCTCCGCAGGTGCTCGCAGCGCTTGAGACGGCTTAG